From Oceanithermus desulfurans, a single genomic window includes:
- a CDS encoding metal-dependent hydrolase family protein, giving the protein MQTYKGTFLDPEELELFEGYLSVEDGRIAGLDRRAPARAEVTPLPGVVVPGLIDAHVHLTMSGDLDPTADLEKESDAFLLARAAGYLRRYLAAGVTAVRDLGSRAGGAVGLAQAVEQGRLAGPRIVAAGPVITPTGGHGWKFGLEADGPEGVRRAARTVFKQGAKAVKFMATGGVMTPGVKAGAEMFDEEEMRAGVREAEKRGAVSAAHAQGLAGIKNAVRAGVRTIEHGAFDAWDEEVFELMKRQGTVLVPTLAAPDGILQGEGRVPAFMVEKTRPIAERHRANTFEAYRAGVPVAAGTDAGTPLNPHPNLARELELLAEAGLELDSVFRAATVVAARALGREDELGRLAPGYAADLVALGGDPLESATAYARPRATVVRGRLVL; this is encoded by the coding sequence ATGCAGACCTACAAGGGCACCTTTCTCGACCCGGAAGAGCTCGAGCTCTTCGAAGGCTACCTGAGCGTCGAAGACGGCCGCATCGCCGGCCTCGACCGCCGCGCCCCCGCCCGCGCCGAGGTGACGCCGCTGCCGGGCGTGGTGGTGCCGGGGTTGATCGACGCCCACGTGCACCTGACGATGTCGGGCGACCTCGACCCCACGGCCGATCTGGAAAAGGAGAGCGACGCCTTCCTGCTGGCGCGGGCGGCGGGCTACCTGCGGCGCTACCTGGCCGCAGGGGTGACCGCGGTGCGCGACCTGGGCTCGCGCGCGGGCGGCGCGGTCGGGCTGGCGCAGGCGGTGGAGCAGGGGCGGCTCGCGGGGCCGCGCATCGTCGCCGCGGGTCCCGTGATCACCCCCACGGGCGGCCACGGCTGGAAGTTCGGGCTGGAGGCCGACGGGCCCGAGGGCGTGCGCCGGGCCGCGCGGACGGTCTTCAAGCAGGGCGCGAAGGCGGTCAAGTTCATGGCCACCGGCGGGGTGATGACCCCGGGCGTCAAGGCGGGGGCCGAGATGTTCGACGAGGAAGAGATGCGCGCCGGGGTGCGCGAGGCCGAAAAGCGCGGCGCGGTGAGCGCCGCCCACGCCCAGGGGCTCGCGGGCATCAAGAACGCCGTGCGCGCGGGCGTGCGCACCATCGAGCACGGCGCCTTCGACGCCTGGGACGAGGAGGTCTTCGAGCTGATGAAGCGCCAGGGGACCGTGCTCGTGCCCACGCTGGCCGCCCCCGACGGCATCCTCCAGGGCGAGGGGCGCGTCCCCGCCTTCATGGTGGAGAAGACCCGGCCCATAGCCGAACGGCATCGCGCCAACACCTTCGAGGCCTACCGCGCGGGCGTGCCCGTCGCCGCTGGCACCGACGCCGGCACCCCGCTCAACCCCCATCCCAACCTGGCGCGCGAGCTCGAGCTGCTGGCCGAGGCGGGGCTGGAGCTCGACAGCGTCTTCAGGGCCGCCACCGTCGTGGCGGCGCGGGCGCTGGGCCGCGAGGACGAGCTCGGCCGCCTCGCCCCCGGGTACGCGGCCGACCTGGTGGCCCTGGGCGGCGACCCGCTCGAAAGCGCCACCGCCTACGCACGGCCACGGGCGACCGTGGTCCGCGGCCGCCTCGTCCTCTAG